The DNA region TTGTAAATAGATTTTCACATGCAAATAATATTGactatcatattcatatgtagaaCATTCTACATGCTTTACACGGTTTTAAAACTAACAACATCGCGCAGACATTTTTGCTAATAAACCGTTATTCTCTTGACAAAGACTAACAAAATCCGTCTGTACtaatttttttctctatttttttccGGTAAATCCTTTCCGTAGAAATGAACAACATTTTTATTCCAAACTTAAATTACAAACCAAAGGCTCATATACacatataaacaaaacaaaacaaaacaagggaCACCACAACAAACTCAAAAGGGCCCAACCATGGTCCAAAGCtagaaacagaaacaaaagaaaattctagAGTCCTGCTACCACCACCACAATAGTATTTCCTGATCAATCCTTTTCGCATTCCCCAGCAGACGCCATAAATCCTACCAAGCAGCACTACAGAGATTAAAAACACGAAAATCCCATCACCCAGCCACAAACGTTGTGCCGATCTCagccaaaaattgaaagaagTCCGTGGATTTACCACAAACAACACTGCCAACACAGGCATACATAGAGAAGGAGGTGGTGTTGTAAACACCCGAGCTAGCGTGATCATCGGAACTCTACACACCTTCTTGAAAGATCGCAACAAATTGCGTTGAAAACTGAATGCAAAACGGAATGAAATTGGTCGAGGAAGATGGACGTCCATGAGAATTGAAGAAGAGGGTAAATTGGTACGGATAGCAGGAGGTGAAGGCAGCAAAACGAACAAAAAGATGAAACTTAGAGAACGAAAGATCTTCCACCGACCCCCACCATAGCAAGGGCCGGTGGCGACATAATTAGATGGCAAGGAAACCACTCACACTATGGTGGAAAAAACTCTCAGAATGAGAGAAAACCTCTCACACACAGAGAGAAATTGCGTCAATTTTTTTCTCCATGATGTTGACTTTTTAATACGCAAATGaagctaaaaaaatttaatccaaTTGATTCCATAATTGTGTCTCCACTTGCCATAAAAAAGTTCACTTGATCTACAAGTTCTTCTCACCCATAATGCAAACTGTAAAACATTATAGaaagaagaattagagtaaAGAAAAGCAAGAATTGAACTCATGCaatttcaaaagaaagaaaatgaaacaaagaTGAAGTAATATTGGCAATTTTAAGTTTGGTTCAATTAACAATTAACCATAGTATTATCTCACATCGAGAGAGTAAAATTTAGATAACAAAATATATGATTTCGGCATTTTAGAGATCTTCAAAAGTAGAATTAAGTTTCACTCAGGTGAGctataattattttttcttctttctattaTGTGTGAGTGGTCAACTGGCGTTGCATTGAGAGTTGCTTGGACAGAATGCATGGGATTTTGTTGTGGGGTGAACAAATTTCTAGTGAGTGGAGTAGACAAGCTAAAAATTTGCACTAAGTTTCTGTTTATGAAAAACTTGCACGGAGCTAGAGCCCACCCTAGTCTAAGGATGAAGAAGTGAAAGACTTGAGCTATACCACATATATGGGTCTAGCTTTAACaaattggtatcaaattcgtcaTTCACACGAGTCGAAGTTAAAACTTCTTACTTACAAATTAAGAtgaatatcattagaccgtaatactaagtgacagtTCATTTTGAATTAAGAGTGCTAATCCAACCATGCTATTAGACCGAACCACTTAAATCAAAACCcaacaataacaaaaacaacATCAGCAACTAGGTTTGTTATTGCTTGTTGGAACCAAGTGAAAGTTGGCACCCCTTTCTCTTGTCCAAAGTGCCAGTCCTCACGTATACCTGGAAAACATTTGAAGCCATGAGCTCTCAGCTATCTGCTAATTCTGGGACTTACATATGTAAAGTGTGTATGTCATATCTCATTTGTGCTTTTGGCTTTTATCTTTCAGAGAGCTGCAGACCTAACGAAACTGGTTTGCTTCCCAAGAAACGCAGTCTCCTTTCTGTTGGAGAGCAagcatcgatgattcacatcgACGCAACTTCTTCGTAACTTCATTTTTGTTCCTACCTTCTTTCACTTTCAAGACAAATTTCATCCATACAAACATGGTAGGCAAAAAAAAGGTTGTGAAAGCATGTCATATTATACGTGTGGATGGTAATTTAGCCCATGTCCTtgtattattttcctttttgtaaCAAAGGGTTTTCCAAAGGGTTAGAAAGTTCGAAATCCAATTACCCTAGACAACATCATCCCAAATGAAGTGTGCACAGGTTTGGCTTTGGTTGACCAATTTGATTATAGCAGTGTGCTTAAACATCTAAACTCAAATTCAAATCACTTGTTTGCAGTTTAGATGAATTtgatgtagtttttttttttttttttcgttcgtaaagaagagaaaaatgaaGGGCTTTGTGCAGTGTTTTGAAGATACGCCCATCTCCAAATCACGTTCTCAAACTTTCATACCAACCCAAATAAACTGAAATTATTGTGATCAAAATTCGGAACCAGTCTTTTGGACAAGACTTGCATGCTaatcattcaaaacctaatttttttttttttttttacaatggaccaataaggccatctccaatcgaaggaGAGCCAAAGGGCTCCCTTTAGCCCTATAACCctctaagaaattaatattttaatgaacaatgtcagaccatatttcttaccatctccaaccgagtgAGCCAAAGGgacataggccaaacataatttattattttaattgcattaatatggttacttaaattaaactacctaaataatttttcggataggatttcgaGTGACACGTGTCGCTAAAGTGAGTAAGCCATATTTCTTGTCGATacgtaatctcaataatttttcggataggatttcgaGTGTTACGTGTCGATATGTGAGTaactctccagatttcttgTCGATATGtcatctcaataatttttcgaaTAGGATTTTGATTGCCACGTGTTGATATGTGAGTAACTCTCCAGATTTCATGTTGAtatgtaatcttaataatttttcagaTAGTATTTCGAGTGCCACATGTTGAGGTGTAATTGGTTGTGCAAATTTTAGATGGGATTCTTATATGCGTGACACTTCTTATCTTCAGCTTCCAATATccataaatagggtggatattggggTATAATTCACACATCTTCATCTTTGCCCTCTACaatatctttttcaattcaagtttgcaatgaattccaacttttaATCCTCTTCGCATTCCAACTGGGAGTCCTTATCCAATTATGAATTGGAAGATAAATGGGTATAAATGAGACGAGAATATGAGGAGTTcgatgaaaaagatgaagcatggCGCAACATAACATATATAGCAGCAATGGTTGAGGTCATGGCATGTGAAGCAATTGAAGAACAACCTCAATTGGGTGGCTTTGTTGCTAGTTtctcttacaaaccacgaaatAGAAAGATGGCACATGAGACTCTGATGAAAAACTACTTCAACCCCGATTTCAAACGTCGTTTTCGAATGAGGCGTTATGTCTTTGAGCATTTACTTCATGATGTCCAACAtgtcaatccatactttcgacAGAAGCTGGATAGAGCAGGCCACCTTGGTTTCTCACCTTATCAGAAGGTTACTATTGCACTCCGAATGTTGGCCTATGCATCCCCAGCTGATGCCATGGATGATACATATGGTATGTCTAAGTCTACATGCCTTAATAATCTTGTTGAATTCTGTCACACAATTGTTCAGATTTACAAAGAGGAGTACCTCCGTGAACCAAATCAAGCAGATATGGATTGGCTCATTTGCAAAAGCTAAAGACCATAGCTTTTcgggcatgatagggtcattagattGCATGCATTGGCAGTGGAAGAATTGTCCCACAGGATGGCAAAAAGGCTTTAACGGAAAATCGAGAAAGCCAACTATTGTGTTAGAGGTGGTTACCTTGTTTGACACATGGATCTGACATGCTTTCTTTAGAGTCCTAGGATCCCAAAATGACAATACAATACTTTGGCGTTCACCCCTCTTCAATAACCTG from Malus domestica chromosome 01, GDT2T_hap1 includes:
- the LOC139197279 gene encoding uncharacterized protein produces the protein MRREYEEFDEKDEAWRNITYIAAMVEVMACEAIEEQPQLGGFVASFSYKPRNRKMAHETLMKNYFNPDFKRRFRMRRYVFEHLLHDVQHVNPYFRQKLDRAGHLGFSPYQKVTIALRMLAYASPADAMDDTYGMSKSTCLNNLVEFCHTIVQIYKEEYLREPNQADMDWLICKS